From Aquificaceae bacterium, a single genomic window includes:
- the moaC gene encoding cyclic pyranopterin monophosphate synthase MoaC, whose translation MKTVDVSGKPETLRTASAYGRIRLKPETVKAIKEGRVPKGDVLSACRLAGIMGAKKTPELLPFCHPLSFEHVEVDVRVEEDCLEVFSYVKGVGRTGYEMEALTAVSVALLTVYDMCKGMDDSMTIEEIRLISKEGGKSQWGRNLEGIRVRVLSECGMKELIEGKLSALGAEISEEDFQLTISTLPLEFSEVWGVSAVLNQKLFSLFPHRLRRGVRVGLFEGKPCVEIQEEMDIVQSFFENFGSLIGNWVDGEAL comes from the coding sequence ATGAAAACGGTGGATGTAAGTGGTAAGCCCGAGACCCTCAGGACTGCCAGTGCTTATGGAAGAATAAGACTAAAACCGGAGACGGTTAAGGCTATAAAAGAGGGTAGAGTGCCAAAGGGGGATGTGCTCTCTGCTTGCAGGCTTGCCGGCATAATGGGTGCCAAGAAAACTCCGGAGCTTCTCCCCTTCTGTCATCCTCTGAGCTTTGAGCATGTGGAGGTGGACGTAAGGGTTGAAGAAGACTGTCTGGAAGTCTTTTCCTATGTGAAGGGCGTGGGCAGGACGGGATATGAGATGGAGGCTCTTACCGCCGTGAGCGTTGCTCTTCTGACCGTATACGACATGTGTAAGGGCATGGACGACAGCATGACCATTGAGGAGATAAGGCTAATCTCAAAGGAGGGTGGAAAGTCCCAGTGGGGCAGGAATCTTGAGGGTATAAGGGTCAGGGTTCTTTCTGAATGTGGTATGAAGGAGCTTATTGAGGGCAAGCTATCAGCACTGGGTGCAGAAATCTCGGAAGAAGACTTTCAGCTTACCATAAGCACCCTGCCCCTTGAGTTTTCTGAAGTCTGGGGTGTATCTGCCGTCTTAAACCAGAAGCTCTTTTCCCTTTTCCCCCACAGGCTCAGGAGGGGTGTGAGGGTGGGGCTTTTTGAGGGAAAGCCCTGCGTGGAGATTCAGGAAGAGATGGATATAGTCCAGTCCTTCTTTGAAAACTTTGGAAGTCTAATCGGGAACTGGGTGGATGGAGAAGCTCTATAA
- the dprA gene encoding DNA-processing protein DprA encodes MEKLYNWLLLKAIRGLGEVSIKRLWLRAGSVERILSMSLEEASSLIGEERAKALIEKRLSFRPEEVIKLVEREAIGWLTLEDEEYPVLLREIEDPPPVLFWRGTQNKKPLIAVVGTRKPDLQSINFTRHMVRQIAQKGYAVASGGAYGIDMTAHVESQKYSGFTVCILGMGILRMPSYLHRLQEGVLFLSEFLPEVVPEDYTFPRRNRLISGISASVVVVEASERSGALITAEYALRQKKPLWAYIGNASSQRWLGCVKLVNEGKAKILYSAEALFDNLPTSDLKKDPLLELLTTPKTFDDLIEATGMEASELTLRLLQLEMEGRVSRSGSYYIAL; translated from the coding sequence ATGGAGAAGCTCTATAACTGGCTTTTGCTCAAGGCTATAAGGGGGCTCGGGGAGGTGTCCATAAAAAGGCTCTGGCTCAGGGCTGGTAGTGTGGAGAGGATACTCTCCATGAGCCTTGAAGAGGCAAGCTCTCTTATAGGCGAAGAGAGGGCAAAAGCTCTTATTGAGAAGAGGCTTTCCTTCAGACCTGAAGAGGTGATAAAACTGGTGGAAAGGGAGGCTATAGGATGGCTTACCCTTGAGGATGAGGAGTATCCTGTGCTTCTCAGAGAGATTGAAGACCCGCCTCCCGTCCTCTTCTGGAGGGGCACACAGAATAAAAAGCCCCTTATCGCTGTGGTTGGAACAAGAAAGCCAGACCTTCAGAGCATTAACTTTACAAGACATATGGTGCGTCAGATAGCACAGAAGGGTTATGCGGTAGCCTCTGGCGGAGCATACGGCATAGACATGACCGCCCATGTTGAAAGCCAGAAATACTCAGGCTTTACTGTATGTATACTGGGAATGGGTATACTCAGAATGCCCTCCTACCTACACAGACTGCAGGAAGGTGTCCTCTTCCTCTCCGAGTTTCTCCCAGAGGTAGTCCCTGAGGATTATACCTTCCCGAGGAGAAACAGGCTCATAAGCGGTATCTCCGCATCGGTAGTGGTGGTAGAGGCTAGCGAAAGGAGCGGAGCCCTTATAACCGCAGAGTATGCCCTCAGGCAGAAAAAGCCCCTCTGGGCATACATAGGCAATGCATCCAGCCAGAGATGGCTCGGCTGTGTGAAGCTCGTAAACGAAGGGAAGGCAAAGATACTATACAGCGCCGAGGCTCTCTTTGATAACCTGCCCACATCAGACCTGAAGAAAGACCCCCTCCTTGAACTGCTGACGACTCCAAAGACCTTTGACGACCTCATTGAAGCCACGGGCATGGAGGCTTCCGAGCTCACCCTCAGGCTCCTCCAGCTTGAGATGGAGGGCAGAGTTAGCCGTAGCGGTTCTTACTACATTGCCTTGTAA
- a CDS encoding GspE/PulE family protein — protein MDEAKLLELLVKLGYISRDKAIEAQKEKGKDEDIISTLLRLGFIDDVRLIDFYQKYMPQRLWRGSIEGAEFPEGLKEKLPESLLRKHAIAPIKYEDGKLYVLTINPFNQTAINELRFKTKINTIVPFVSTKKSIEDLLNKLYPAVDRIVESFDMGEEVEIEEEEMELSPEALAAEAGEGPIVRLANFLIAEAVNLGASDIHIEPQEKKLVVRYRVDGVLRIYHEFPIRIKDSVVARFKIMSNLDIAEKRRPQDGRIRTRFKGKKIDLRFSTVPTVYGEKVVMRIQEAERYLSVKLDELGFEPDDLEKFRKAIWTPWGMILVTGPTGSGKTTTLYAALMERNSPDVNIMTVEDPVEVSIPGLNQVQVNEKIGVSFAGVLRAFLRQDPDIILIGEIRDMETAEIGIRAALTGHLVFSTLHTNDAPSAVTRLVDMGIEPFLVGSSLILITAQRLVRKLCPRCRLVDDTPREALLRLGVIKSIDENITIYRSNPKGCDYCNGSGYRGRTAVHEILEVDEEMRKLIVKGATAEDIRDLARKKGMRTLYEAGLIKVRKGITSIAEVERVLAK, from the coding sequence ATGGATGAGGCAAAACTCCTTGAACTCCTGGTAAAACTTGGATACATAAGTAGAGATAAGGCGATAGAGGCTCAGAAAGAGAAGGGGAAGGATGAGGATATAATAAGCACACTCTTGAGACTTGGTTTCATTGATGATGTCCGGCTTATAGATTTTTATCAGAAATACATGCCCCAGAGACTCTGGAGGGGAAGCATTGAAGGCGCAGAGTTTCCCGAAGGATTAAAGGAAAAACTGCCGGAGAGCTTACTGAGAAAGCATGCCATAGCACCCATAAAGTATGAGGATGGGAAGCTTTACGTTCTGACGATAAATCCCTTTAATCAAACCGCCATAAACGAGCTCAGGTTCAAGACAAAAATAAACACCATAGTGCCCTTTGTTTCCACAAAAAAGTCCATAGAAGACCTCCTGAACAAGCTTTATCCTGCTGTGGACAGGATTGTGGAAAGCTTTGACATGGGGGAGGAAGTAGAGATAGAGGAGGAGGAAATGGAGCTCTCTCCTGAGGCACTGGCTGCAGAGGCGGGTGAGGGGCCCATAGTCAGGCTGGCGAACTTTCTGATAGCGGAGGCTGTGAACCTGGGAGCTTCAGACATACACATAGAACCCCAGGAGAAAAAGCTCGTGGTAAGATACAGGGTTGACGGTGTTCTGAGAATATACCATGAGTTCCCTATAAGGATAAAAGACTCAGTGGTGGCAAGGTTCAAGATTATGTCAAACCTTGATATAGCAGAAAAGAGAAGGCCTCAGGACGGAAGGATAAGAACGAGATTTAAGGGTAAAAAGATAGACCTGAGATTTTCCACCGTGCCCACAGTTTATGGAGAGAAGGTCGTCATGAGAATTCAGGAAGCAGAAAGGTACCTGAGCGTAAAACTTGATGAGCTTGGCTTTGAACCAGATGACCTTGAAAAGTTCAGAAAAGCCATATGGACCCCATGGGGAATGATACTGGTAACAGGACCTACAGGCTCTGGTAAGACAACAACACTTTATGCAGCACTTATGGAGCGCAATAGCCCTGATGTGAACATAATGACAGTGGAGGACCCTGTGGAGGTTTCCATACCGGGTCTAAACCAGGTTCAGGTGAATGAGAAGATAGGTGTCAGTTTTGCCGGCGTGCTGAGGGCCTTTCTCAGACAGGACCCGGACATAATACTAATAGGTGAGATAAGGGATATGGAAACTGCAGAAATCGGTATAAGGGCTGCTCTTACTGGACATCTTGTTTTCTCAACCCTTCATACAAACGATGCCCCCTCCGCAGTGACAAGGCTCGTAGATATGGGCATAGAGCCCTTCCTTGTAGGCTCTTCACTTATCCTTATAACTGCCCAGAGGCTTGTAAGAAAACTGTGTCCAAGGTGCAGGCTCGTTGACGACACGCCAAGGGAGGCACTTCTCAGACTTGGGGTTATAAAGAGTATTGACGAAAACATAACCATATACAGGTCTAATCCAAAGGGCTGTGATTACTGCAATGGCTCTGGTTACAGGGGGAGGACCGCAGTGCATGAGATTTTAGAGGTAGACGAAGAGATGAGAAAGCTCATCGTAAAGGGAGCCACTGCAGAAGATATAAGAGACCTTGCACGCAAGAAGGGTATGAGAACCCTTTATGAAGCCGGTCTGATAAAGGTCAGAAAAGGCATAACATCCATCGCAGAAGTGGAAAGGGTTCTTGCAAAATAG
- a CDS encoding sulfurtransferase TusB, translated as MVKTLWLVRKLGDFSSDLVGEEDVVILIQDGVLRFPTKKGWYACREDAQARGIKIPENLTKSYEEIAELIVKSERVVVW; from the coding sequence ATGGTAAAGACCCTGTGGCTTGTAAGAAAGCTTGGAGACTTCAGCTCTGACCTTGTGGGGGAGGAAGATGTGGTCATATTAATACAGGACGGCGTTTTGAGGTTTCCTACAAAGAAGGGCTGGTATGCGTGCAGAGAGGATGCGCAGGCGAGGGGCATAAAAATCCCTGAAAACCTTACAAAAAGCTATGAAGAAATAGCGGAGCTAATAGTAAAATCTGAAAGGGTGGTGGTCTGGTAA
- a CDS encoding 6-carboxytetrahydropterin synthase has product MKWQISKTFRFEAGHRVWKQNLTCGRGAELTLGKEVPVNKCVNLHGHSYVLEVTLGSDRLSEQDMVMDFYHVKNALKDLIDTVDHSFIIDRNDPMYEELRTVAEKYGAMKIFPVNFCPTAEALAKFFYDYLVEKLSEVGLLGDVKVVKVVLWETATSKAEYWGE; this is encoded by the coding sequence ATGAAATGGCAGATATCAAAAACCTTCAGGTTTGAAGCAGGCCACAGGGTATGGAAGCAGAACCTCACCTGTGGAAGAGGTGCAGAGCTCACCCTTGGCAAAGAGGTGCCGGTGAACAAGTGCGTAAACCTGCACGGACACAGCTATGTGCTTGAAGTAACCCTTGGCTCAGACAGGCTTTCGGAGCAGGACATGGTTATGGACTTCTACCACGTAAAGAACGCCCTCAAAGACCTTATAGATACAGTAGACCACAGCTTCATCATAGACAGGAACGACCCCATGTATGAAGAGCTGAGGACTGTAGCTGAGAAATACGGAGCGATGAAGATATTCCCCGTCAACTTCTGCCCCACTGCAGAGGCTCTTGCTAAATTTTTCTACGACTACCTTGTGGAAAAGCTCTCAGAGGTTGGTCTTCTGGGTGACGTGAAGGTGGTGAAGGTGGTCCTCTGGGAGACCGCCACCTCAAAAGCAGAATACTGGGGTGAATGA
- a CDS encoding DsrE family protein gives MKFLLIVTSNPFAKDYNTIINLTKELTKRGEVAIFFSGNGAYYTIRPETKELKEMGVRLLYCAHSAHQRGIEKALDFFESSSTYNLSRFIGEYDKVINFN, from the coding sequence ATGAAATTCCTCCTTATCGTTACCAGCAATCCCTTCGCAAAGGACTACAACACTATCATAAATCTCACAAAAGAGCTGACAAAGAGGGGTGAGGTTGCCATATTCTTTTCTGGCAACGGTGCCTATTACACTATAAGACCTGAAACCAAAGAACTCAAAGAAATGGGAGTCCGGCTTCTATACTGTGCCCATTCTGCACACCAGAGGGGTATAGAGAAGGCTCTTGATTTTTTTGAAAGCAGTTCAACCTACAACCTTTCCAGGTTCATAGGTGAATACGATAAGGTGATAAACTTTAACTGA
- the panB gene encoding 3-methyl-2-oxobutanoate hydroxymethyltransferase — MEGITVRSLFKKKQDGKKIVMVSTYDYISARLCEQAGIDCILVGDSLGMVFQGHETTLPVTLEDIIYHTKAVRRGTKKAFVIADMPFMSYQVSLEEAIKNCGRVIKETGANAVKIEGGEEVAELVYRLVHMGIPVVGHVGFTPQSVHALGGYRVVGKAEEEAQRVKRDFRALEEAGAFMVVLESIPKGLTKEITEKSRAITIGIGAGPYCDGQVLVFHDLVGLVEEIKPKFVKRYLEGAQLFREALIRFRKEVEEVLFPSEEESYG, encoded by the coding sequence ATGGAAGGTATAACGGTAAGGAGCCTTTTTAAGAAAAAACAGGATGGTAAAAAGATAGTTATGGTATCCACCTACGACTACATTTCTGCAAGACTCTGCGAACAGGCTGGTATAGACTGCATACTGGTTGGCGATTCTCTGGGTATGGTTTTTCAGGGACATGAAACCACACTGCCTGTGACCCTTGAAGATATCATATATCACACAAAAGCAGTGAGGAGGGGAACAAAGAAGGCTTTTGTAATAGCGGACATGCCCTTTATGAGCTATCAGGTAAGCCTTGAAGAAGCTATAAAAAACTGCGGAAGAGTTATAAAAGAAACTGGTGCAAACGCCGTGAAAATTGAGGGGGGTGAAGAGGTAGCAGAGCTGGTTTACAGGCTTGTCCACATGGGCATACCCGTGGTGGGGCACGTTGGCTTTACCCCTCAGAGTGTGCATGCCCTTGGCGGCTACAGGGTTGTGGGTAAAGCAGAGGAGGAGGCACAGAGAGTTAAAAGAGATTTTAGAGCGCTTGAAGAAGCCGGAGCCTTTATGGTGGTGCTTGAAAGCATACCCAAGGGACTTACGAAGGAGATAACAGAGAAATCAAGAGCTATAACCATCGGTATAGGTGCAGGACCTTACTGTGATGGGCAGGTCCTCGTTTTCCATGACCTTGTGGGCTTGGTGGAGGAAATAAAGCCAAAGTTTGTAAAGAGGTATCTGGAGGGTGCACAGCTCTTCAGAGAAGCTCTCATAAGGTTCAGGAAGGAAGTGGAAGAGGTGCTTTTCCCTTCCGAGGAGGAGAGCTATGGATGA
- a CDS encoding primosomal protein N', which yields MNLKLALPGGRILRVKANFPYEGSPIGYRVLLQGKTAIIVGLAREGQEVPLEFPDSVPMTTEKHIKAVVETAGHYGLNPWLLLHKLLPSALDWREEEYVVLSEKPHRFLDRKSLEILAWVGKRKKVKEENLRKRFGDGPVRHLMELGFLIKMREWKAPELSEKIYRLSLPIEEAIQRLRALKRGEDAIRLLYFLLERGYASEEDLKDKGFKTGQIRALIKKGLVVEVDEELPQISFKPTKLRQEIKTILKPLGRKTLLMGSWQGISERLFEELQAIAEKKSSVLLFCDHLEMLKCLYEELYPVLGDRLVLLSSLQKEREFVRNWFRVGEEDGLVVLGSRLALLSPIRNLKLLVLLGDRASKLQDGTNLRHLLFELARYYGAGFCIASPLPPVSLCLREGWEREVFTPTAEVLVVKRKPEEVLATDTVRLLKDCAGEESLILVNKVGYAYAYCRVCGYVLECPQCGSFLTLSKDGNVVFCNSCGYRSVALCPECGGNLSELGFGIEKAMEEVDRWIGKSGHMHFNTLPELGKIYDNVFILHADNILSVPWYDSTEQYFSYVWKALCISRKRLVVQTVMEYNPLLEYLRARDWEGFCKEELHRRKEENLPPFSRLIKLQLSREPDLSHLPVEVSRKKLQKVTELLIKVDSRNFSSLLKYLRSLRPTNLQVL from the coding sequence ATGAATTTAAAACTTGCCCTGCCAGGCGGAAGGATACTTAGAGTAAAAGCCAACTTTCCCTATGAAGGTAGCCCCATAGGCTACAGGGTTCTCCTTCAGGGGAAGACTGCCATCATTGTGGGCTTAGCCAGGGAAGGGCAGGAAGTGCCCCTTGAGTTTCCCGACAGTGTTCCGATGACCACAGAAAAGCACATAAAGGCAGTGGTAGAAACTGCAGGTCATTATGGTCTTAACCCATGGCTCCTTCTGCATAAACTTCTACCATCAGCCCTTGACTGGAGGGAAGAAGAGTATGTGGTTCTCTCCGAAAAGCCTCACAGGTTCCTTGATAGAAAAAGTCTTGAAATCCTTGCATGGGTGGGTAAAAGGAAGAAGGTAAAGGAAGAAAATCTCAGAAAGCGGTTCGGGGATGGTCCCGTAAGGCATTTGATGGAACTTGGTTTTTTGATAAAAATGAGGGAGTGGAAGGCTCCAGAGCTCAGTGAGAAAATCTACAGACTTTCTCTTCCCATTGAGGAAGCCATACAGAGGCTCAGGGCGCTGAAGAGAGGAGAGGATGCAATCAGGCTACTCTATTTTTTGCTTGAAAGAGGGTATGCAAGCGAGGAGGATTTGAAGGACAAGGGATTCAAAACCGGGCAAATCAGGGCTCTAATTAAAAAAGGCCTGGTGGTGGAAGTGGATGAAGAACTTCCTCAGATAAGCTTTAAACCCACAAAACTCAGACAGGAGATAAAAACTATACTGAAACCACTGGGAAGAAAGACTTTACTGATGGGTAGCTGGCAGGGCATAAGTGAAAGACTTTTTGAGGAGCTTCAGGCTATTGCAGAAAAAAAGAGCTCTGTTCTCCTTTTCTGCGACCATCTTGAGATGCTGAAATGTCTCTACGAGGAGCTGTATCCAGTCTTGGGAGACAGGCTTGTTCTGCTTAGCTCACTGCAGAAGGAGAGGGAATTTGTAAGAAACTGGTTCAGAGTTGGCGAAGAGGATGGTCTTGTGGTGCTTGGAAGCAGGCTTGCTCTTCTCTCCCCAATAAGGAATCTGAAGCTCCTTGTTCTTCTTGGAGATAGGGCTTCAAAGCTACAGGACGGGACTAATCTGAGACACCTTCTCTTTGAACTTGCTCGCTACTATGGCGCAGGTTTCTGCATTGCAAGCCCTCTTCCACCTGTAAGCCTGTGTCTTAGAGAGGGCTGGGAGAGGGAGGTTTTCACTCCCACTGCGGAAGTGCTCGTGGTAAAGAGAAAGCCTGAGGAGGTTCTGGCTACAGACACTGTAAGGCTTCTGAAAGATTGTGCTGGTGAAGAGAGTCTTATCCTTGTAAATAAGGTGGGCTATGCCTACGCCTATTGCAGGGTGTGTGGTTACGTGCTGGAGTGCCCGCAGTGCGGAAGCTTTTTAACTCTGAGCAAGGATGGTAATGTGGTTTTCTGCAACTCCTGCGGATACAGAAGCGTTGCCCTCTGTCCCGAATGTGGTGGGAATCTCTCTGAGCTAGGCTTTGGAATAGAAAAGGCCATGGAGGAGGTAGACAGATGGATTGGGAAATCAGGGCACATGCACTTCAACACCCTTCCAGAGCTGGGCAAAATTTACGACAACGTGTTTATACTGCATGCGGACAACATACTCTCCGTCCCATGGTATGACTCCACGGAGCAGTATTTTTCCTATGTCTGGAAGGCTCTCTGTATAAGCAGGAAAAGGCTTGTGGTGCAGACGGTCATGGAATACAACCCACTTTTAGAGTATCTCAGGGCAAGGGACTGGGAGGGCTTTTGCAAAGAGGAGCTCCACAGAAGAAAAGAAGAAAACCTTCCGCCCTTCAGCAGGCTCATAAAACTTCAGCTCAGCAGAGAGCCAGACCTGAGCCATCTTCCAGTGGAAGTGAGCAGAAAAAAACTCCAGAAGGTGACGGAGCTTCTCATAAAGGTCGACAGCAGAAACTTCAGCTCCCTTCTTAAGTATCTGAGGTCTCTCAGACCCACAAACCTTCAGGTGTTATAA
- a CDS encoding DsrE family protein produces MKVALVIKGDPFSWKCHEAFRIAMALGISCDVNLIMIKDGVFALSRWYPEELGIQGFDRLLENMGYVRVKLYAEDASLEERGLKPEDLICKVEVKSIEELRDIIADSEAVLVW; encoded by the coding sequence ATGAAAGTAGCCTTAGTGATAAAGGGAGACCCCTTTTCTTGGAAGTGTCATGAAGCTTTTAGAATAGCCATGGCTCTGGGTATAAGCTGTGATGTAAACCTTATAATGATAAAGGACGGTGTGTTCGCCCTGAGCAGGTGGTATCCGGAAGAGTTGGGCATTCAGGGTTTTGACAGGCTTCTGGAAAACATGGGCTACGTGAGGGTGAAACTATACGCAGAGGACGCCTCTCTTGAGGAGAGAGGGCTAAAGCCAGAGGACCTTATCTGCAAGGTTGAGGTAAAAAGCATAGAAGAGCTAAGGGACATAATCGCAGACTCGGAGGCGGTGCTGGTATGGTAA
- a CDS encoding ferritin-like domain-containing protein has translation MDKQAVLEKLNRILELELAGVVRYTHYALMVYGVNRIPIVKWLQKQAEDSLQHAREAGELITYLGGHPSLGIGPLLETYRHEIEEILKESLEHELRAFEEYRSLLELVKDKDHRLEEWVRDKLKEELEHYDEVNKMLRKPGQIEAYH, from the coding sequence ATGGACAAACAGGCAGTCCTTGAGAAGCTCAACCGCATCCTTGAGCTGGAGCTGGCGGGGGTGGTGCGATACACCCACTACGCCCTGATGGTCTACGGGGTAAACCGCATACCTATAGTCAAATGGCTTCAGAAGCAGGCGGAAGACTCCCTACAGCATGCTAGGGAAGCTGGGGAGCTAATCACTTACCTGGGCGGACATCCCTCTCTGGGTATTGGTCCTCTTCTTGAGACTTACAGGCATGAGATTGAAGAGATTCTCAAAGAGTCTCTTGAACATGAACTGAGAGCTTTTGAGGAGTATAGGTCCCTCTTGGAGCTGGTAAAGGACAAGGACCACAGGCTTGAGGAGTGGGTCAGAGACAAGCTCAAAGAGGAGCTGGAGCATTACGACGAGGTCAACAAAATGCTCAGAAAGCCCGGTCAGATTGAAGCCTATCACTGA
- a CDS encoding DUF2325 domain-containing protein yields the protein MRLLVLGGHDRLKSRVKELSKRYGVRIKFINQETQQNIDSALACADWVIVFTGIVGHNMVRLAKDYAGERCIFCHSHGVCALEKEIRRLLEHEKNHLDT from the coding sequence ATGAGGCTTCTTGTGCTTGGAGGACACGACAGGCTAAAGTCCAGAGTAAAGGAGCTCTCAAAACGGTATGGGGTCAGGATTAAGTTCATCAACCAAGAAACCCAACAGAACATTGACAGTGCTCTGGCGTGTGCGGACTGGGTCATAGTCTTTACTGGCATAGTGGGGCATAACATGGTGAGGCTGGCAAAGGACTACGCAGGAGAGAGGTGCATATTCTGCCATTCACATGGAGTGTGTGCCTTAGAGAAAGAAATCAGAAGGCTTCTGGAACATGAGAAAAATCATCTTGACACTTGA
- a CDS encoding NUDIX hydrolase, translating into MKGIKTPYLAVDAILRLWEGEKFMGIVLIERLYPPHGLALPGGFVEVGERVEEAVLREVKEETGLEASIKKLLGVYSDPERDPRFHVVSLVFVCDAEGEPKAGDDAKKVRVYKLEELPFDLLVFDHKRILLDYMKG; encoded by the coding sequence ATGAAAGGAATAAAAACCCCATACCTTGCGGTGGATGCAATCCTGAGGCTCTGGGAAGGTGAGAAGTTCATGGGTATTGTTCTGATAGAAAGGCTCTACCCGCCTCATGGTCTCGCCCTTCCTGGAGGCTTTGTGGAGGTGGGAGAAAGAGTTGAAGAGGCTGTTCTGAGGGAGGTAAAAGAGGAGACAGGACTTGAGGCAAGCATAAAGAAGCTTCTTGGCGTATATTCTGACCCCGAGAGGGACCCGAGATTTCATGTGGTCTCTCTGGTTTTTGTATGCGATGCAGAAGGTGAGCCGAAAGCTGGGGACGATGCAAAGAAAGTGAGAGTTTACAAGCTTGAGGAACTGCCCTTTGACCTGTTGGTCTTTGACCACAAGAGGATACTGTTGGATTATATGAAAGGTTAA
- a CDS encoding sulfurtransferase TusA family protein, giving the protein MKTESIRHDRELDIRGDVCPFTFVKSKLVLEQMEAGQVLRVIVDYKPSAESVPKSMKEEGQEVLGVNQISENTWEIFIKKTR; this is encoded by the coding sequence ATGAAGACTGAGTCCATCAGGCATGACAGGGAACTGGATATAAGGGGAGATGTCTGTCCCTTTACCTTTGTGAAAAGCAAGCTGGTTCTTGAGCAGATGGAAGCGGGTCAGGTGCTCAGAGTAATAGTGGACTACAAGCCCTCGGCGGAGAGCGTCCCCAAAAGCATGAAAGAGGAAGGTCAGGAAGTGCTGGGAGTAAACCAGATTTCAGAGAACACCTGGGAGATATTCATAAAAAAGACACGATGA
- a CDS encoding DUF29 domain-containing protein → MRTISKEKLKELYERDYPLWAEINHELLKEGLYDLVDWENLLEEIEDMAQKHLDSCISHLAVILEHMYEWDHFRQWTKAGKEKGGLSWIRSIDRARTEISKLFRRYPSLRNKLPDYLELAWQDAVDELKLWLKDISKESLISQLPSRCPYTYEEAMTRDLRREL, encoded by the coding sequence ATGAGGACAATAAGCAAAGAAAAGCTAAAGGAACTTTACGAAAGAGACTATCCCCTTTGGGCGGAGATAAACCATGAGCTGTTGAAAGAGGGGCTCTACGACCTTGTGGACTGGGAGAACCTGCTGGAGGAAATAGAGGATATGGCTCAAAAGCATTTAGATAGTTGTATAAGCCATCTGGCTGTTATTCTGGAGCATATGTATGAGTGGGACCACTTCAGACAATGGACAAAAGCTGGCAAAGAAAAGGGTGGGCTCAGCTGGATAAGGAGCATAGACAGAGCCAGAACTGAAATATCCAAGCTGTTTAGAAGATATCCGAGCCTCAGGAATAAGTTACCGGATTATCTGGAGCTTGCATGGCAGGATGCGGTGGATGAGCTAAAGCTGTGGCTAAAGGATATAAGTAAAGAAAGCCTTATTTCCCAGCTTCCTTCCAGGTGCCCATATACCTACGAAGAAGCCATGACAAGAGACCTCAGGAGGGAGCTTTGA